In Colwellia sp. PAMC 20917, a single genomic region encodes these proteins:
- a CDS encoding SDR family NAD(P)-dependent oxidoreductase yields MLNIENKWALVTGASRGIGLRVAKELAKQGCKLIIHSRQLASTRDLLNELTTAGHEVYAVAAELNSISQVEHLITEVKALSNNHLDILYNNAAIMTTYQPLFAPTAEEYLHSFMVNSIAPAKLCDAFLPGMLARNWGRIVNVSSGISNQPELMAYSCSKAALERYVRDMMPTLLGTNVLMNLLDPGWLKTDLGGSFAPNDVDSVLPGALIPILLEKEQGSGILFCAQDYVG; encoded by the coding sequence ATGTTAAATATAGAAAATAAATGGGCGCTAGTAACGGGTGCTAGTCGAGGGATCGGTCTTCGTGTTGCTAAAGAGTTAGCTAAACAAGGCTGTAAACTCATCATTCATTCTCGACAATTAGCCAGTACTAGAGATTTGCTTAATGAATTAACCACAGCGGGTCATGAAGTTTATGCTGTAGCGGCTGAACTTAATTCAATCTCTCAAGTAGAGCATTTAATTACTGAAGTGAAAGCCTTAAGTAATAACCACCTAGATATACTGTATAATAATGCAGCAATCATGACGACGTATCAGCCACTCTTTGCTCCAACGGCAGAGGAATACCTACACAGCTTTATGGTTAATAGTATTGCACCGGCTAAGTTATGTGATGCTTTTCTTCCAGGGATGCTAGCACGTAACTGGGGACGTATTGTTAATGTTTCTTCAGGCATTAGTAATCAACCTGAATTGATGGCATATAGTTGTTCAAAAGCCGCTCTTGAAAGGTATGTTCGCGATATGATGCCGACGCTATTAGGCACTAACGTATTAATGAACTTACTCGACCCTGGTTGGTTAAAAACAGACCTTGGCGGCTCCTTTGCCCCTAACGATGTCGATTCAGTACTGCCCGGTGCACTTATTCCCATACTATTAGAAAAAGAGCAAGGAAGTGGTATTTTATTTTGCGCCCAAGATTATGTTGGTTAA